One genomic window of Euzebya rosea includes the following:
- a CDS encoding glutamine amidotransferase, producing the protein MKPFLLLAHRTVDRAADDEYAAMLRFSGLEESTLRRVRMEQGPLGPIDLDDFSGVILGGGPYNVTEPQKSVVQQRVEAEINALLDQVVARDLPFLGACYGIGTLGTHQGAIVDRTHSEPVGPMTITLTAEGRVDPLMAGLPETFEAYLGHKEAIRQLPDHAVRLAFSPTCPVQAFRIGRNVYATQFHPELDLPGIETRIDVYSDAGYFEPHEAEVLIAKARQRTVEHPMRILATFVDRYARTRVA; encoded by the coding sequence GTGAAGCCGTTCCTCCTCCTCGCCCACCGCACCGTCGACCGTGCCGCCGACGACGAATACGCCGCCATGCTGCGCTTCTCGGGCCTGGAGGAGTCCACCCTCCGCCGGGTCCGGATGGAGCAGGGCCCGCTCGGCCCTATCGACCTCGACGACTTCTCCGGCGTGATCCTCGGCGGCGGCCCCTACAACGTCACCGAACCGCAGAAATCGGTCGTCCAGCAGCGGGTCGAGGCCGAGATCAACGCGCTGCTGGACCAGGTCGTCGCCCGCGACCTGCCGTTCCTCGGCGCGTGCTACGGCATCGGCACGCTGGGCACCCACCAGGGTGCGATCGTGGACCGCACCCACTCCGAGCCGGTCGGGCCGATGACCATCACCCTCACCGCCGAGGGCCGGGTCGACCCGCTGATGGCCGGCCTGCCGGAGACGTTCGAGGCCTACCTCGGCCACAAGGAAGCGATCCGGCAGCTGCCCGACCACGCGGTGCGCCTCGCCTTTTCACCCACCTGTCCGGTCCAGGCCTTCCGGATCGGGCGCAACGTCTACGCCACCCAGTTCCACCCCGAGCTGGACCTGCCCGGCATCGAGACGCGCATCGATGTCTACTCCGACGCCGGCTACTTCGAGCCGCACGAGGCCGAGGTGCTGATCGCGAAGGCCCGCCAGCGCACCGTCGAGCACCCGATGCGGATCCTCGCGACGTTCGTCGACCGGTACGCCCGCACCCGCGTCGCCTGA
- a CDS encoding cell wall-binding repeat-containing protein translates to MRGLLGHPYLVGVAVVLVIALLSPATPVGRGLPWLSGEALTVGPQEYGQTQGGDVEILQVEAEPVDTTGANDAADTAELVDGFGTGDGDARHAVITGDFAAPAATVAVDPPAAAEDDGAVDLAVPLGLAAGEQVLATGTIGDGPHGSAGTRRGDVDMWAVTVPAGLRLQVEVRAPDGSDLQAVLGLYDTGGTLWASDERGGGGADARLVHRPVSDADMVIAVGALGSGRPLDPFDSASGLGVASEGDYELRVQLVDDDLDVYAVDLTGGDVLGATVTGAGLQVQVFDGIEGVLALSSTTDLSAQHPPGSPLGGGGPHVDHVVADHVTEQRWFVAVSGRHAGGTQGTYELALEAMRPAMERAPTGIAQTFLLDLDGASVDGQPFGGTQPVGIDPLADQLAAFGLGPGDLPAVEQAMLAEFTRIIDEQGPPAGWTVTTDPLAAPAGTTSTIVVGGTSSPLGASIIAAAPTVDVGNVDPAETGVVLTDLLAGPAGATGSLRGAEGGVTPALLGRALGILSVHVAGGMLGARVSVPSTFPHVMDDPATILAAVEADFPVSAYGGFVDPRQGAVGYEDTGARIVAGLAVGADDVDDPPVVADDAVDLPLGVLDVPAPGVLANDRDPELGPLTVALVDGPSAGVLDLRADGGFTYTPDDPDAPVVDAFTYTASDGGPPVGPATVTLAPCGGTELVNGSFETGDLTGWCVSESATVLFPATVVGSDDPVPGLGAVAPSDGDQALVSAWEGLVDGATTTLIQLLDVPTGVDPTAVTLDWRARWDLAECGGCAPRTLGVVVEAVGGPGLLDQTVLTAAAGTTEEGTAGTVDLPLDLSSVAGDRIRLSLVIDHGDGLSGPAQLELDAVTLALVGDPEPTPTPTPTPTGSPTPTPTGSPTPTASPSATPTPGPGGGLPGGPGLPGPTPTPSAEPTATPTPGPTVDPNPTTGPAEVPPGVTRLQGAGREQTAVAASRMAYPQARSAGAVVLARRDSFADGLAGAPLAAAVDGPLLLTGTDGLHPATRDEIIRVLGGGGTVHVLGGTAAISDRVVAELEQLAYRVVRSAGASRFQTAVAIADRVEAALGEVQVAFLVTGNQFPDALAAGPVAIDLGGAILLTDDDSPHPDTQRWLDAHTRTSRVAIGGQAAQAHPTIEGIFGAGREATAVAVAERFFRRTDVVGVARNDDFADALGGGVVMGRLGGPLLLTGGDELHQAPRGWLEEHDAVASALLFGGPAALTETVRRDVAALVE, encoded by the coding sequence GTGCGCGGCCTGCTCGGCCACCCGTACCTGGTCGGCGTCGCCGTCGTGCTGGTCATCGCGCTGCTGAGCCCCGCCACGCCCGTCGGCCGGGGCCTGCCCTGGCTGTCCGGAGAGGCGCTGACGGTGGGGCCGCAGGAGTACGGCCAGACCCAGGGCGGCGACGTGGAGATCCTGCAGGTCGAGGCCGAGCCGGTGGACACCACCGGCGCCAACGATGCCGCCGACACCGCCGAGCTGGTCGACGGGTTCGGCACCGGCGACGGCGACGCCCGCCACGCCGTCATCACCGGGGACTTCGCCGCCCCTGCAGCGACCGTCGCCGTCGATCCACCCGCGGCGGCCGAGGATGACGGCGCCGTCGACCTCGCCGTCCCGCTGGGACTGGCCGCCGGGGAGCAGGTCCTCGCGACCGGGACGATCGGCGACGGGCCGCACGGCTCGGCCGGCACCCGTCGGGGCGACGTGGACATGTGGGCGGTCACCGTCCCCGCCGGGCTGCGGCTGCAGGTGGAGGTGCGCGCCCCCGACGGGTCGGACCTGCAGGCCGTCCTCGGCCTGTACGACACCGGCGGGACCCTGTGGGCCAGCGACGAGCGGGGCGGCGGTGGCGCCGACGCCCGGCTGGTCCACCGCCCGGTCAGCGACGCCGACATGGTCATCGCCGTCGGCGCGCTCGGCAGCGGCCGGCCGCTGGACCCCTTCGACAGCGCCAGCGGGCTGGGCGTGGCCAGCGAGGGCGACTACGAGCTGCGCGTCCAGCTGGTCGACGACGACCTGGACGTCTACGCCGTGGACCTGACCGGCGGCGACGTGCTCGGGGCGACCGTGACCGGGGCCGGCCTGCAGGTACAGGTCTTCGACGGGATCGAGGGCGTGCTCGCGCTGTCCTCCACCACCGACCTCTCGGCCCAGCACCCGCCCGGCTCGCCGCTGGGCGGTGGCGGGCCGCACGTGGACCACGTCGTGGCCGACCACGTCACCGAGCAGCGCTGGTTCGTCGCGGTGTCGGGCCGTCACGCCGGCGGCACCCAGGGCACCTACGAGCTGGCCCTGGAGGCCATGCGCCCCGCCATGGAGCGGGCGCCGACCGGGATCGCCCAGACCTTCCTGCTCGACCTCGACGGCGCCAGCGTCGACGGCCAGCCGTTCGGCGGGACCCAGCCCGTCGGGATCGACCCGCTGGCCGACCAGCTGGCCGCGTTCGGCCTGGGCCCGGGCGACCTGCCCGCCGTGGAGCAGGCCATGCTGGCGGAGTTCACCCGGATCATCGACGAGCAGGGCCCGCCCGCCGGCTGGACGGTCACCACCGACCCGCTGGCCGCACCCGCCGGGACCACCTCCACCATCGTCGTCGGCGGGACGTCGTCGCCGCTGGGCGCCTCGATCATCGCTGCCGCCCCGACCGTCGACGTCGGCAACGTCGACCCGGCCGAGACCGGCGTCGTGCTCACCGACCTGCTGGCCGGCCCGGCCGGGGCTACCGGATCCCTGCGCGGCGCCGAGGGCGGCGTCACCCCGGCCCTGCTGGGCCGGGCCCTCGGCATCCTGTCGGTCCACGTGGCCGGCGGCATGCTCGGCGCCCGTGTGAGCGTGCCCTCGACCTTCCCGCACGTCATGGACGACCCGGCGACCATCCTCGCCGCGGTCGAGGCCGACTTCCCCGTCAGCGCCTACGGCGGCTTCGTGGACCCGCGGCAGGGTGCGGTGGGGTACGAGGACACCGGCGCCCGCATCGTCGCCGGCCTTGCCGTCGGCGCCGACGACGTCGACGACCCGCCGGTGGTGGCTGACGACGCCGTCGACCTGCCGCTCGGCGTGCTCGACGTACCTGCACCCGGCGTGCTGGCCAACGACCGCGACCCCGAGCTCGGCCCGCTGACCGTGGCCCTGGTGGACGGGCCGTCCGCGGGCGTGCTGGACCTGCGCGCCGACGGCGGGTTCACCTACACCCCCGACGACCCCGACGCGCCCGTCGTCGACGCGTTCACCTACACGGCCTCCGACGGCGGCCCTCCCGTGGGGCCCGCCACGGTCACCCTGGCTCCATGCGGCGGTACCGAGCTGGTCAACGGGTCCTTCGAGACCGGCGACCTGACCGGCTGGTGCGTGTCGGAGTCCGCGACCGTGCTGTTCCCGGCGACCGTCGTGGGGTCCGACGACCCCGTGCCCGGGCTGGGCGCGGTCGCCCCGAGCGACGGCGACCAGGCGCTGGTGTCGGCGTGGGAGGGGCTGGTCGACGGCGCCACCACCACGCTGATCCAGCTGCTCGACGTCCCGACCGGCGTCGACCCGACCGCGGTCACCCTCGACTGGCGGGCGCGCTGGGACCTCGCCGAGTGCGGCGGGTGCGCCCCGCGGACCCTCGGCGTGGTCGTCGAGGCGGTCGGTGGCCCCGGCCTGCTGGACCAGACCGTCCTGACCGCGGCCGCGGGCACCACCGAGGAAGGCACGGCCGGCACGGTCGACCTGCCGCTCGACCTCTCCTCGGTGGCGGGGGACCGCATCCGGCTGTCCTTGGTCATCGACCACGGTGACGGCCTGTCCGGCCCGGCCCAGCTCGAGCTCGACGCCGTCACCCTCGCGCTGGTCGGCGACCCCGAGCCGACCCCGACCCCGACCCCCACGCCCACCGGGTCACCGACCCCCACGCCCACCGGGTCACCGACCCCCACCGCCTCGCCCAGCGCCACCCCCACGCCCGGCCCGGGCGGCGGGCTGCCGGGCGGTCCCGGCCTGCCGGGCCCGACCCCGACGCCCTCAGCCGAGCCGACGGCGACCCCGACCCCCGGACCGACCGTCGACCCGAACCCCACGACCGGCCCCGCCGAGGTGCCGCCGGGCGTCACCCGGCTGCAGGGCGCCGGACGTGAGCAGACCGCTGTGGCCGCCTCACGGATGGCCTACCCGCAGGCCCGGTCCGCCGGCGCCGTGGTCCTCGCCCGCCGCGACAGCTTCGCCGACGGCCTGGCCGGTGCCCCGCTCGCCGCAGCCGTCGACGGTCCGCTGCTGCTGACCGGGACCGACGGCCTGCACCCGGCCACTCGGGACGAGATCATCCGCGTCCTCGGCGGGGGCGGCACCGTGCACGTCCTCGGCGGCACCGCGGCCATCAGCGACCGGGTCGTGGCCGAGCTCGAGCAGCTCGCCTACCGGGTGGTCCGCTCGGCCGGGGCCTCCCGCTTCCAGACGGCGGTGGCGATCGCCGACCGGGTGGAAGCCGCGCTCGGTGAGGTGCAGGTGGCCTTCCTCGTCACCGGCAACCAGTTCCCCGACGCCCTGGCCGCAGGGCCCGTCGCCATCGACCTCGGTGGCGCCATCCTGCTGACCGACGACGACAGCCCGCACCCCGACACCCAACGGTGGCTGGACGCCCACACCCGGACCAGCCGCGTCGCCATCGGCGGTCAGGCGGCGCAGGCCCACCCGACGATCGAAGGGATCTTCGGCGCCGGCCGGGAGGCCACCGCGGTCGCCGTGGCCGAGCGCTTCTTCCGCCGCACCGACGTGGTCGGCGTGGCACGCAACGACGACTTCGCCGACGCGCTGGGTGGCGGGGTGGTGATGGGTCGTCTCGGCGGTCCGCTCCTGCTCACCGGCGGGGACGAGCTGCACCAGGCGCCTCGTGGCTGGCTGGAGGAACACGATGCGGTCGCGTCGGCCCTGCTGTTCGGTGGGCCCGCGGCCCTGACGGAGACCGTACGCCGGGATGTCGCCGCCCTCGTCGAGTGA
- a CDS encoding NAD-dependent epimerase/dehydratase family protein codes for MRIFFTGGSGKAGRHVVPYLAEQGHRITNADRVPLGHPGVHDLRVELTDAGQVVSALKAPAGFDELDLDAIPAYDAIVHFAAIPAILVEPDVETFRINVLSTYNVFEAAMALGIPKVIFASSETTYGICFAQGERQPEYVPIDEDHPTVPEDSYAMSKVANEVTARSFQARSGIDAYGLRINNVIEPHEYAEQFPAYVDDPSLRRRNIFAYIDARDLGQMVQRCLETDGLGYEVFNVANADTSVAATSEEIIERFYAGVEVRHDMGPHETFYAIDKARRLVGFDPVHSWRGELGVTGPDGAGR; via the coding sequence ATGCGCATCTTCTTCACCGGCGGCAGCGGCAAGGCCGGCCGCCACGTGGTCCCGTACCTGGCCGAGCAGGGCCACCGCATCACCAACGCCGACCGGGTCCCGCTGGGCCACCCGGGTGTCCATGACCTGCGGGTCGAGCTGACCGACGCCGGCCAGGTCGTGTCCGCCCTGAAGGCCCCGGCCGGCTTCGACGAGCTCGACCTCGACGCCATCCCCGCCTACGACGCCATCGTGCACTTCGCCGCCATCCCGGCGATCCTCGTCGAACCCGACGTGGAGACGTTCCGCATCAACGTCCTGTCGACCTACAACGTCTTCGAGGCGGCGATGGCGCTGGGCATCCCGAAGGTGATCTTCGCGTCGTCGGAGACCACCTACGGCATCTGCTTCGCCCAGGGCGAACGCCAGCCCGAGTACGTCCCCATCGACGAGGACCACCCGACGGTCCCCGAGGACAGCTACGCCATGTCGAAGGTCGCCAACGAGGTGACCGCCCGGTCGTTCCAGGCCCGGTCCGGCATCGACGCCTACGGCCTGCGGATCAACAACGTGATCGAGCCGCACGAGTACGCCGAGCAGTTCCCCGCCTACGTCGACGACCCGTCGCTGCGCCGACGCAACATCTTCGCCTACATCGACGCCCGGGACCTGGGGCAGATGGTCCAGCGGTGCCTGGAGACCGACGGCCTGGGCTACGAGGTCTTCAACGTCGCCAACGCCGACACCTCGGTGGCCGCCACCAGCGAGGAGATCATCGAGCGGTTCTACGCCGGGGTTGAGGTGCGCCACGACATGGGGCCGCACGAGACGTTCTACGCCATCGACAAGGCCCGTCGGCTGGTCGGGTTCGACCCCGTCCATTCGTGGCGCGGCGAGCTCGGCGTCACGGGCCCGGACGGAGCCGGCCGGTGA
- a CDS encoding aldo/keto reductase, translated as MTAALPSRQLGDLVVGAVGLGCMSLASMYGATDEASATAAVHRAIELGVTLFDTADVYGAGTSERLLGDAIRGRRDDVVVATKFGIVADPEDYSQRTVSGHPDHVRRACDASLDRLGVDHIDLYYQHRVATDVPVEETWGAMAELVTAGKVRRLGISEPSAESLRRAAAVHPVAAVQNEWSLWSREVEEEILPLCRELGAGLVAYSPLGRGFLTGTVTSAAELDATDFRRELPRFDEANLQHNLDLVQQVRTLAAERDVTPAQLALAWLLAQGDDVVPIPGTSKATRVEENVAAVAVELTDDELDAIQAVFANGVAGARYHDMSWVGR; from the coding sequence GTGACCGCGGCCCTCCCCTCCCGCCAGCTGGGCGACCTCGTCGTCGGGGCCGTCGGTCTCGGCTGCATGTCGCTCGCCTCGATGTACGGGGCGACCGACGAGGCCAGCGCCACCGCCGCGGTGCACCGGGCGATCGAGCTCGGCGTGACCCTGTTCGACACCGCCGACGTGTACGGGGCGGGCACCAGTGAGCGGCTGCTCGGCGACGCCATCCGGGGCCGTCGGGACGACGTGGTGGTCGCCACCAAGTTCGGCATCGTGGCCGACCCCGAGGACTACAGCCAGCGGACCGTCTCCGGCCATCCCGACCACGTCCGCCGGGCCTGCGATGCGTCGCTGGACCGGCTGGGGGTCGACCACATCGACCTGTACTACCAGCACCGCGTCGCCACCGACGTCCCCGTGGAGGAGACGTGGGGGGCGATGGCCGAGCTGGTCACCGCCGGCAAGGTCCGCCGGCTGGGCATCTCCGAGCCGTCGGCGGAGTCGCTGCGCCGTGCCGCGGCCGTCCACCCCGTGGCGGCCGTCCAGAACGAGTGGTCGTTGTGGAGCCGCGAGGTGGAGGAGGAGATCCTGCCGCTGTGCCGCGAGCTCGGCGCCGGACTGGTCGCCTACAGTCCCCTCGGCCGCGGGTTCCTGACCGGCACCGTGACGTCGGCCGCCGAGCTGGACGCCACCGACTTCCGCCGCGAGCTGCCCCGGTTCGACGAGGCCAACCTGCAGCACAACCTCGACCTGGTCCAGCAGGTACGGACGTTGGCGGCCGAGCGCGACGTCACCCCCGCCCAGCTGGCGTTGGCCTGGCTGCTGGCGCAGGGCGACGACGTCGTCCCGATCCCCGGGACGTCGAAGGCCACGAGGGTGGAGGAGAACGTCGCCGCCGTCGCCGTCGAGCTGACCGACGACGAGCTGGACGCCATCCAGGCGGTCTTCGCCAACGGGGTGGCCGGGGCCCGCTACCACGACATGTCGTGGGTGGGCCGGTAG
- a CDS encoding FMN-binding negative transcriptional regulator: MRHNPTTVLSDDDVVKGVIRRHPWATMISHTDDGLVASHYPFLLEEGAEDIVLLSHVGRPDEELHRLGTREVLVVFQGPHGYVSPGWYGSSPAVPTWNFVVVHCHGTPEVMDTDTNLAVLQRLVDHFEAPLPEPFRLHRDAENSDLAHRLVSGTVGFSLRVERYEAKDKMSQDKPPEVVDRVIHELRQPGPHHNPALAERMAAHQRLRSAPEDT, encoded by the coding sequence ATGCGCCACAACCCCACGACGGTCCTGTCCGACGACGACGTCGTCAAGGGGGTCATCCGCCGACACCCGTGGGCGACGATGATCAGCCACACCGACGACGGGCTGGTGGCGTCCCACTACCCGTTCCTGCTGGAGGAGGGGGCGGAGGACATCGTGCTGCTCAGCCACGTCGGCCGGCCCGACGAGGAGCTGCACCGGCTGGGCACCCGCGAGGTGTTGGTCGTCTTCCAGGGCCCCCACGGCTACGTGTCGCCGGGGTGGTACGGGAGCAGCCCGGCGGTACCGACGTGGAACTTCGTGGTCGTCCACTGCCACGGGACGCCGGAGGTGATGGACACCGACACCAACCTGGCCGTGCTTCAGCGGCTGGTCGACCACTTCGAGGCCCCGCTGCCCGAGCCGTTCCGCCTGCACCGCGACGCCGAGAACAGCGACCTGGCCCACCGGCTGGTGTCGGGGACGGTCGGGTTCTCGTTGCGGGTCGAGCGGTACGAGGCCAAGGACAAGATGAGCCAGGACAAGCCGCCGGAGGTGGTCGACCGGGTCATCCACGAGCTCCGCCAGCCCGGCCCCCACCACAACCCCGCCCTGGCCGAGCGGATGGCCGCCCACCAACGCCTCCGATCCGCACCCGAGGACACCTGA
- a CDS encoding S10 family peptidase has translation MPTDDRSSDQPTEQPAAPPADSVTPDHRPPAGASASMTWAPDGHDPLTVTATAGWTVLRREESPAAEMFAVAYTLDGADPGERPVTFVFNGGPGASSAFLHVGAIGPRRIVVPDDGSLPAMPVRLTDNDASWLPWTDLVFVDPVGTGFSRPVPADKDGKGAKDTKADDPGYYSFASDLAALREFTSRWLSANGRWASPVWLAGESYGGYRIGRLARSLPVDEGVGLAGVVLISPAMELAPLTMTDYSVEGFVDVVPTMAAAALHHGRIRGVDADAGVEEVMAAAASFASTDYVTFLAQGAAMAPERRTAVLARLADLTGLDPTLVDRLHGRIPIDRFARELLRDDQQVLGLYDATQTVVDPFPDREPFGGAEHTLHGMTAAFTMGANQVIRGEIGVTTERQYHLLSMAVNKAWRADEDAHALESPGGATDDLRYGLAVNPHLQVLVVHGRHDLVTALHTSQRLVNQMRLDPTAADRVRLRAYDGGHMFYTLADSRRAFTADVADLYGGTVPA, from the coding sequence ATGCCGACCGACGACCGTTCCAGCGACCAGCCCACCGAACAGCCCGCCGCGCCGCCTGCTGACTCCGTCACCCCCGACCACCGGCCGCCCGCCGGGGCGAGCGCCTCCATGACGTGGGCGCCGGACGGCCACGACCCTCTCACCGTCACCGCGACCGCCGGGTGGACGGTGCTGCGGCGCGAGGAGTCTCCGGCCGCGGAGATGTTCGCGGTCGCCTACACCCTCGACGGGGCCGACCCGGGCGAGCGGCCGGTCACGTTCGTCTTCAACGGCGGGCCCGGGGCCTCGTCGGCGTTCCTCCATGTCGGCGCGATCGGCCCCCGCCGGATCGTCGTGCCCGACGACGGCTCGTTGCCCGCCATGCCCGTCCGGCTGACCGACAACGACGCGTCGTGGCTGCCGTGGACCGACCTGGTGTTCGTCGACCCGGTCGGCACGGGCTTCTCCCGCCCGGTGCCCGCCGACAAGGACGGCAAGGGGGCGAAGGACACGAAGGCCGACGACCCCGGCTACTACAGCTTCGCCAGCGACCTGGCTGCCCTGCGCGAGTTCACCTCCCGCTGGTTGTCGGCCAACGGGCGCTGGGCCTCGCCGGTGTGGCTCGCCGGGGAGAGCTACGGCGGCTACCGGATCGGGCGGCTGGCCCGGTCGCTCCCCGTGGACGAGGGCGTCGGCCTGGCCGGCGTGGTGCTGATCTCGCCGGCCATGGAGCTCGCACCGCTGACGATGACCGACTACTCCGTGGAGGGCTTCGTCGACGTCGTGCCGACGATGGCCGCCGCCGCGCTGCACCACGGGCGGATCCGCGGCGTCGACGCCGACGCCGGAGTGGAGGAGGTCATGGCGGCCGCCGCCAGCTTCGCCTCCACCGACTACGTGACCTTCCTCGCCCAGGGTGCCGCGATGGCTCCCGAACGACGCACGGCCGTCCTGGCCCGCCTCGCCGACCTGACCGGCCTGGACCCGACGCTGGTGGACCGGCTGCACGGCCGCATCCCCATCGACCGGTTCGCCCGCGAGCTGCTGCGCGACGACCAGCAGGTCCTCGGCCTGTACGACGCCACCCAGACCGTCGTCGACCCGTTCCCGGACCGCGAGCCGTTCGGCGGCGCCGAGCACACCCTCCACGGCATGACCGCCGCGTTCACGATGGGCGCCAACCAGGTGATCCGCGGGGAGATCGGCGTGACCACCGAACGGCAGTACCACCTGCTGAGCATGGCGGTGAACAAGGCGTGGCGGGCCGACGAGGACGCCCATGCGCTGGAGAGTCCCGGCGGGGCCACCGACGACCTTCGCTACGGGCTGGCCGTCAACCCGCACCTGCAGGTGCTCGTCGTGCACGGCCGGCACGACCTCGTGACGGCGCTGCACACCTCCCAGCGGCTGGTCAACCAGATGCGCCTGGACCCGACCGCGGCCGACCGGGTGCGCCTGCGGGCCTACGACGGCGGCCACATGTTCTACACACTGGCCGACAGCCGCCGGGCGTTCACCGCCGACGTCGCCGACCTGTACGGGGGCACCGTCCCGGCGTAG